From the Leucobacter denitrificans genome, one window contains:
- a CDS encoding asparaginase domain-containing protein encodes MRRTEVELPTVLIFATGGTIGMHDLGKGLEIDPNFGEILEHRANEIALRLGYRARVNQLQPAIESANADEETAPKIARAIRARVGAMRASAVVVTHGTDTLAYTASRLAFELADLGVPVTITGSQFPHGAEQTDAFDNLSLAIRTVTQANPKAPVSVAFGGTVIPAVRATKSDAEGLIAFRAERKLGGAPRGLPQRSVDGGSSIARVVTFRFTPGVNAADLLAAVGGGPDALVLECYGAGNAPMAQRGIADALAEVSARMPVVAVTQCALGSVDTERYAVGRQFAATGVIGGSDLTLEAAIAKVGYLIDQGFTRPEIAELMPHNLVGELTPSAA; translated from the coding sequence ATGCGTCGAACCGAGGTTGAACTGCCCACCGTGCTCATTTTCGCTACCGGTGGCACTATCGGAATGCATGATCTCGGCAAAGGCCTAGAGATAGACCCGAACTTTGGCGAGATCCTTGAGCATCGTGCGAACGAGATAGCGTTGCGTCTCGGATACCGCGCCCGCGTGAATCAGCTTCAGCCCGCAATCGAGAGCGCGAACGCAGACGAAGAGACTGCCCCAAAAATTGCTCGCGCTATACGTGCTCGAGTGGGAGCGATGCGCGCGAGCGCAGTAGTGGTTACGCACGGAACGGACACTCTTGCGTACACCGCATCGCGTCTCGCGTTCGAGCTCGCAGACCTCGGTGTACCAGTGACCATCACCGGCAGCCAGTTCCCACACGGAGCAGAACAGACTGACGCGTTCGACAATCTGTCCCTCGCGATCCGCACGGTCACCCAGGCTAACCCGAAAGCGCCCGTCTCAGTCGCGTTCGGTGGCACAGTGATTCCCGCGGTCCGGGCGACGAAGTCTGACGCTGAGGGGCTCATCGCGTTCCGTGCAGAACGAAAACTGGGTGGCGCGCCACGGGGTCTTCCGCAGCGATCAGTTGACGGTGGATCGTCGATCGCCCGAGTCGTCACTTTTCGATTCACCCCCGGCGTGAATGCAGCCGACCTCCTCGCTGCAGTTGGTGGTGGGCCAGACGCGCTCGTTCTCGAGTGCTACGGCGCGGGCAATGCACCCATGGCGCAGCGCGGCATTGCAGACGCACTCGCTGAGGTGAGCGCACGCATGCCGGTGGTCGCCGTCACTCAATGCGCCCTGGGCAGCGTCGACACCGAGCGCTACGCGGTCGGCCGCCAGTTTGCGGCGACGGGAGTCATCGGCGGCAGTGACCTCACGCTTGAGGCGGCCATCGCTAAGGTCGGGTACCTCATCGATCAGGGATTCACCCGGCCCGAGATTGCAGAGCTCATGCCACACAATCTTGTCGGCGAGCTCACTCCGTCAGCTGCCTGA
- a CDS encoding glycerophosphodiester phosphodiesterase family protein produces MVSDSLHPLVIGHRGAPGYRPEHSESSYRLACELGADAVEPDIVVTRDGVLVVRHENEISGTTDVASRKEFADRRATKTIDGKRLTGWFTEDFTWAELSKLRCVERLKRIRPENREFDRTEPILRLVDVLRIIDQESASSGREIAVIVEVKHADYFASIGVDIGALLLSELSTAGWADRPERLVIECFELGVLEQLRDAGVRASLVFLAERIGAPADEVARARAGGPRANPYGWYRTNAGLDSLVGRVDGVSVDKSSLIRTTPFGLAAGPTDLAQRAHERGLLVYTWTLRPENRYLNMRFHSSMRHAEWGDWQAEFALIISSGVDGIFVDHPDLGVAARGASGS; encoded by the coding sequence ATGGTTTCCGATTCGTTGCACCCACTGGTGATTGGGCACCGCGGCGCACCCGGTTACCGGCCAGAGCACAGCGAGTCCTCGTATCGGCTCGCGTGTGAGCTCGGTGCCGATGCGGTCGAACCAGATATTGTCGTGACTCGCGACGGCGTGCTTGTGGTGCGTCATGAGAATGAGATTTCGGGCACCACCGATGTTGCTTCGCGCAAAGAGTTTGCGGATCGCCGCGCGACGAAAACGATCGACGGAAAGCGGCTCACAGGCTGGTTCACTGAGGACTTTACCTGGGCGGAGCTCTCGAAACTCAGGTGCGTTGAGCGGTTGAAGCGGATCCGCCCAGAAAACAGGGAGTTTGATCGAACCGAGCCAATCTTGCGCCTTGTCGATGTGCTTCGCATTATCGACCAGGAGAGCGCGTCGAGTGGGCGCGAGATCGCGGTTATCGTCGAGGTGAAGCACGCAGACTATTTTGCGTCGATCGGCGTCGATATTGGTGCGTTGCTGCTGTCAGAACTCAGTACCGCCGGGTGGGCGGATCGACCTGAGCGACTCGTTATCGAATGCTTTGAGCTTGGGGTGCTTGAGCAATTGCGCGATGCAGGAGTGCGAGCGAGCCTTGTGTTTCTCGCCGAGCGCATTGGCGCACCGGCCGACGAGGTAGCGCGAGCGAGGGCCGGCGGCCCGCGTGCGAACCCTTACGGTTGGTACCGTACGAATGCCGGCCTCGACAGCTTGGTCGGGCGGGTCGACGGTGTGAGCGTCGATAAGAGCAGCCTCATTCGCACGACTCCATTCGGTCTCGCAGCAGGCCCCACCGACCTCGCGCAGCGCGCACACGAACGCGGGCTACTCGTATATACCTGGACGCTGAGGCCAGAGAACCGCTACCTGAACATGCGATTTCATTCTTCGATGCGTCACGCGGAGTGGGGCGATTGGCAGGCAGAGTTTGCGCTCATCATCTCTTCGGGAGTCGACGGGATCTTCGTAGATCACCCCGATCTCGGGGTGGCGGCACGCGGGGCGTCAGGCAGCTGA
- a CDS encoding Bax inhibitor-1/YccA family protein codes for MSNPALSNNPALNGKTLTAEELRRIYEQPAAETHRPGVDAPAEAAQPPVITPSDRPMTYENTISKTVLLFVVVLALGAVGWYMPALMIPGAIAGLVLGLVNAFKKEPSVPLIVAYAAAQGLFLGGISGTFEALYPGIVTQAVVGTLSVFGVTLLLFRSGKVRTSPRMTKIFLVAMVGYLAFSLVNVGMMVFGATDSAWGMRSGTLGIVIGILAVLLASYSLVMDFELIQNGVKNRVPEKWAWSAAFGLTVTLIWLYIEILRIIAIFRD; via the coding sequence ATGAGCAATCCCGCACTCAGCAATAACCCCGCTCTCAACGGCAAAACACTCACCGCCGAGGAGTTGCGCCGTATTTACGAACAGCCCGCAGCCGAAACGCACCGTCCAGGTGTTGATGCGCCAGCCGAGGCAGCACAGCCACCGGTCATCACGCCCTCAGATCGGCCAATGACCTATGAGAACACCATCTCGAAGACGGTGCTGCTCTTCGTCGTCGTGCTCGCACTCGGTGCCGTCGGTTGGTACATGCCGGCACTCATGATCCCCGGAGCAATTGCTGGCCTCGTGCTCGGACTCGTGAACGCGTTCAAGAAGGAGCCGAGCGTTCCACTCATCGTCGCATATGCGGCAGCGCAGGGCCTCTTCCTCGGCGGCATCTCGGGCACATTCGAAGCACTGTATCCAGGCATCGTGACGCAAGCGGTCGTCGGCACACTCTCGGTCTTCGGCGTCACGCTTCTCCTCTTCCGCAGCGGCAAGGTGCGCACGAGCCCTCGCATGACGAAGATCTTCCTCGTCGCCATGGTCGGCTACCTCGCGTTCTCGCTCGTCAACGTCGGCATGATGGTCTTCGGCGCAACCGACTCAGCGTGGGGCATGCGCAGTGGAACCCTCGGAATTGTCATCGGTATCCTTGCGGTACTCCTTGCCTCGTACTCACTCGTCATGGACTTCGAACTTATTCAGAACGGTGTCAAGAACCGTGTTCCTGAAAAGTGGGCATGGAGCGCAGCTTTCGGCCTCACAGTCACGCTCATCTGGCTGTACATCGAGATCCTGCGCATCATCGCAATCTTCCGCGATTAA
- the guaA gene encoding glutamine-hydrolyzing GMP synthase produces MTEQAHIGHRPVLVVDFGAQYAQLIARRVREAGVYSELVPHTITADEVLAKQPLGIVLSGGPSSVYAEGAPAFDDAIFDLGIPTLGICYGFQVMARALGGTVAHTGDREYGATAAQVVGDGGAILQGQPSDQNVWMSHGDAVQQAPAGFEVLASTAVTPVAAFGSAERKQYGVQWHPEVKHSDHGQKVLENFLHNVAGIPSDWNAGNVIAEQIEAIRKQVGNARVISALSGGVDSAVSTALVHEAIGDQLTAVFVDHGLLRKGEREQVERDYVASTGVHLITVDAADIFLGHLEGVTDPEEKRKIIGREFIRAFEKVQLDLVAEAKAEGEKVKFLVQGTLYPDVVESGGGSGTANIKSHHNVGGLPEDLDFELIEPLRALFKDEVRAIGRELGIPEAIVGRQPFPGPGLGIRIVGEVTRERLEILREADAIARAELTAAGLDGEIWQCPVVLLADVRSVGVQGDGRTYGHPIVLRPVSSEDAMTADWTRVPYDVLARISNKITNQVPEVNRVVLDVTSKPPGTIEWE; encoded by the coding sequence ATGACAGAGCAGGCGCATATCGGGCACCGCCCCGTACTCGTCGTAGATTTCGGCGCACAGTACGCACAGCTCATCGCACGACGCGTTCGCGAGGCGGGGGTGTACTCCGAGCTGGTGCCGCACACGATAACGGCAGACGAGGTGCTCGCGAAGCAGCCACTTGGCATCGTGCTTTCGGGTGGGCCGTCGTCGGTCTACGCAGAGGGTGCGCCAGCGTTTGACGATGCAATCTTCGATCTCGGCATTCCGACACTTGGTATTTGCTACGGGTTTCAGGTCATGGCACGTGCCCTCGGTGGCACCGTTGCGCACACGGGAGACCGCGAGTACGGCGCAACGGCGGCGCAGGTTGTGGGCGACGGGGGAGCGATTCTCCAGGGCCAGCCCTCGGATCAAAATGTGTGGATGAGCCACGGCGACGCAGTTCAGCAGGCCCCAGCGGGGTTCGAGGTGCTCGCTTCGACCGCGGTTACCCCGGTGGCGGCATTTGGATCGGCAGAACGCAAACAGTATGGTGTGCAGTGGCACCCCGAGGTGAAGCACTCCGACCACGGCCAGAAGGTGCTTGAGAACTTCTTGCACAATGTTGCTGGCATTCCCTCTGATTGGAACGCAGGCAATGTTATCGCCGAGCAGATCGAGGCGATTCGCAAGCAGGTTGGCAACGCACGTGTCATCTCGGCGCTTTCTGGTGGTGTCGACTCGGCTGTCTCGACTGCGCTCGTGCATGAGGCCATTGGCGATCAGCTCACCGCCGTGTTTGTAGATCACGGGCTGCTGCGCAAGGGCGAGCGTGAGCAGGTGGAGCGCGACTATGTTGCCTCGACCGGTGTGCATCTCATCACCGTTGACGCAGCCGACATCTTCCTTGGTCACCTTGAGGGCGTTACCGATCCCGAGGAGAAGCGTAAGATTATCGGTCGCGAGTTCATTCGCGCGTTCGAGAAGGTGCAGCTCGATCTTGTCGCCGAGGCGAAGGCCGAGGGCGAAAAGGTGAAGTTCCTCGTGCAGGGCACGCTCTATCCCGATGTTGTCGAGTCGGGCGGTGGATCGGGGACTGCGAACATCAAGAGCCATCACAATGTCGGTGGTCTGCCTGAAGACCTCGACTTTGAACTCATCGAGCCGCTTCGCGCACTGTTTAAAGATGAGGTGCGTGCGATCGGACGTGAGCTCGGTATTCCCGAGGCGATTGTCGGTCGTCAGCCGTTCCCTGGCCCCGGTCTAGGTATCCGCATTGTTGGTGAGGTCACGCGCGAGCGTCTCGAGATTCTTCGCGAGGCCGATGCGATCGCTCGTGCTGAGCTGACCGCAGCTGGGCTCGACGGTGAGATCTGGCAGTGCCCCGTCGTGCTGCTCGCAGATGTGCGCTCAGTCGGTGTGCAGGGTGACGGCCGTACCTACGGGCATCCCATCGTGTTGCGCCCGGTGTCGTCGGAAGATGCGATGACCGCCGACTGGACTCGTGTGCCCTACGACGTGCTTGCACGCATCTCGAACAAGATCACGAACCAGGTGCCAGAGGTAAATCGAGTGGTGCTCGATGTGACCTCGAAGCCACCCGGGACAATCGAGTGGGAGTAA
- a CDS encoding DUF3817 domain-containing protein, which yields MQLQPKPEDYPRIRRSLSIYKVTSVITGIMLLLLCAVMVMKYAFGVALFLFTPNAIAEFLPIVPEGQEAEFPREGFDLFKAILIAHGWFYVVYLISDFLLWSPMRWGFTKFLLIALGGVIPFLSFFLEGRVAREVTSFLDEKEAALAASDPSTTPMKGQA from the coding sequence ATGCAACTGCAGCCCAAGCCCGAGGACTACCCCCGGATTCGTCGTTCACTGAGCATCTATAAGGTGACTTCGGTGATCACCGGCATCATGCTGTTGCTTCTGTGCGCCGTAATGGTGATGAAGTACGCGTTTGGCGTTGCACTATTTCTCTTCACGCCGAACGCGATCGCCGAATTCCTCCCTATCGTGCCTGAGGGACAGGAGGCCGAGTTCCCTCGCGAGGGCTTCGACCTGTTCAAGGCGATCCTCATTGCGCACGGCTGGTTCTACGTGGTGTACCTCATCTCAGACTTCCTGCTGTGGAGCCCGATGCGGTGGGGCTTCACCAAGTTCCTGCTCATCGCACTTGGCGGGGTCATCCCCTTCCTGTCATTCTTCCTCGAGGGCAGGGTCGCCCGCGAGGTCACCAGCTTCCTCGATGAAAAGGAGGCCGCGCTCGCTGCCTCGGATCCGTCGACGACTCCCATGAAAGGCCAAGCATGA
- a CDS encoding SURF1 family cytochrome oxidase biogenesis protein yields the protein MSRRRPEYLGEPTLAQVMRRPQWILALILALVVASVFAWLGQWQMENAIRHNVDELTNTETVRPIDELTDPIPGIPEIAAGAVVSIDGAFVAGDYAIVSDRLNSGSEDPENDPDRALGSWVVAHFERDGEQVASLSVAVGWAPSDSEAQSAIERLDAMPAETLMIEGRYLPPEAPETPARSDDPHTMRTMLPAHLVNIWDTAPEGPIYGGYLVLHPSNDATSTLLSEAGLTPIDSVAPDEPERVSWLNVFYAIEWVVFGVVALFLWYRLARDAWEKEHEMMLLMEAEANAAAESATQNPT from the coding sequence ATGTCGAGAAGACGTCCTGAGTACCTCGGGGAGCCGACGCTCGCGCAGGTTATGCGCAGACCCCAGTGGATCCTGGCGCTGATCCTCGCTCTTGTCGTTGCGAGTGTGTTTGCATGGCTCGGTCAATGGCAGATGGAGAATGCGATCCGCCACAATGTCGACGAACTCACAAACACAGAGACCGTTCGGCCAATTGACGAGCTGACCGACCCGATTCCCGGAATACCGGAGATCGCGGCGGGCGCTGTGGTATCTATCGACGGCGCCTTTGTCGCTGGCGACTATGCAATCGTGAGCGATCGATTGAATAGCGGATCAGAAGACCCCGAGAACGACCCCGATCGTGCACTGGGCTCTTGGGTGGTTGCGCACTTTGAGCGTGACGGTGAGCAAGTTGCGAGTTTGTCGGTGGCAGTTGGTTGGGCGCCGAGTGACTCCGAAGCTCAGTCAGCGATCGAGAGGCTCGACGCGATGCCAGCTGAGACCCTCATGATTGAGGGCAGGTATTTGCCGCCCGAGGCCCCTGAGACGCCAGCCCGCAGCGATGATCCACACACTATGCGCACCATGCTGCCCGCGCACCTCGTGAATATTTGGGATACCGCGCCAGAGGGCCCGATTTACGGTGGGTATCTCGTGCTGCACCCGAGCAACGATGCTACGTCAACACTCCTGAGCGAGGCTGGGCTCACTCCCATCGACTCGGTTGCGCCCGATGAACCAGAGCGCGTGAGCTGGCTCAACGTCTTCTACGCCATCGAATGGGTGGTGTTTGGAGTGGTCGCCCTGTTCCTCTGGTACCGACTCGCACGCGATGCATGGGAGAAGGAGCACGAAATGATGTTGCTCATGGAGGCCGAGGCGAATGCCGCGGCCGAATCCGCAACCCAAAACCCGACATAG
- a CDS encoding GuaB3 family IMP dehydrogenase-related protein, translating to MSNEIEIGKGKRARRVYTFDEIGIVPTRRTRDPELVSTSWTIDAFQFDIPVLGAPMDSVMSPDTAIQLGKLGGLGVLNLEGLWTRHDDPEAKLDEISKIQDDVTAVKRMRELYAEPIKPELIRDRLAQVREAGVTVAGALSPHRTVEFTETVVKAGVDLFVIRGNTVSAEHVSVEGREPLNLKQFIYELDVPVIVGGAATYQSALHLMRTGAAGVLVGFGGGASSTTRVTLGIRAPMATAIADVAGARTDYLDESGGRYVHVIADGGLGTSGDFIKAIACGADAVMLGAALARATDAPGRGWHWGQEAHHDDLPRGRRVAVEQAVPLEEIMNGPAHIADGSANLVGALRRAMATSGYSDVKEFQRVGIVYAER from the coding sequence GTGAGCAACGAGATCGAAATCGGCAAGGGCAAGCGCGCGCGTCGCGTCTACACATTCGACGAGATCGGAATTGTCCCAACCCGTCGCACGCGAGACCCAGAGCTGGTATCTACGTCATGGACCATTGACGCATTTCAGTTCGATATTCCAGTCCTTGGTGCTCCTATGGATTCGGTTATGTCCCCAGACACCGCAATCCAGCTCGGTAAGCTCGGTGGCCTCGGTGTTCTGAACCTCGAGGGCCTCTGGACTCGTCACGACGATCCAGAAGCGAAGCTCGACGAGATCTCGAAGATTCAAGACGATGTCACTGCGGTGAAGCGCATGCGTGAACTGTACGCTGAGCCGATCAAGCCCGAGCTGATTCGCGACCGACTCGCTCAGGTGCGTGAAGCTGGCGTCACCGTCGCTGGTGCATTGTCGCCGCACCGCACAGTAGAGTTCACCGAAACCGTCGTCAAGGCGGGCGTCGACCTGTTCGTTATTCGCGGCAACACTGTCTCAGCAGAACACGTCTCGGTTGAGGGCCGCGAGCCGTTGAACCTCAAGCAGTTCATCTACGAGCTCGATGTGCCGGTCATTGTTGGGGGAGCGGCGACCTACCAGTCTGCCCTTCACCTCATGCGCACCGGCGCTGCTGGCGTGCTCGTCGGGTTTGGTGGCGGTGCTTCGTCGACCACGAGGGTTACGCTCGGCATTCGCGCACCAATGGCAACGGCGATTGCAGACGTTGCGGGCGCACGCACCGATTATCTCGATGAATCAGGTGGCCGCTACGTTCACGTAATCGCAGACGGTGGCCTTGGCACGTCGGGCGACTTCATTAAGGCAATTGCCTGCGGCGCCGACGCGGTCATGTTGGGTGCTGCTCTCGCACGCGCGACCGACGCTCCGGGCCGCGGCTGGCACTGGGGCCAAGAGGCGCATCACGATGACCTGCCTCGCGGCCGCAGAGTTGCCGTTGAGCAGGCAGTTCCTCTTGAAGAGATCATGAACGGCCCCGCGCATATCGCCGACGGCAGTGCGAACCTGGTGGGTGCGCTGCGTCGCGCCATGGCGACGAGCGGTTACTCCGATGTGAAGGAGTTCCAGCGGGTCGGCATCGTTTACGCCGAGCGCTGA
- the guaB gene encoding IMP dehydrogenase — protein sequence MEQRDPFAFTGLTYDDVLLLPAHTDVIPSEADTSTQLTRRIRLGIPLISAAMDTVTETRMAVAMARQGGLGILHRNLSIQDQAEMVDRVKRSEAGMITNPVTTNVDATVAEVDALCGEYRVSGLPVVDSAGVLLGIITNRDMRFIDVKDRANVRVKDAMTRMPLITAPAGISREAAADLFKKHKIEKLPLVDNEGRLTGLITVKDFDKEEQYPNSTKDEAGRLRVGAAVGFFGDAWKRAGALLESGVDVLVVDTANGDSRGVLDIIAKIKADPAFAGVDVIGGNVATYNGSKAMVDAGADAVKVGVGPGSICTTRVIAGVGVPQVTAVYEAAKAATPAGVPVIADGGLQHSGDIAKALVAGASSVMMGSLLAGTDESPGDLVFVGGKQFKNYRGMGSLGALQTRGERTSYSKDRYFQADVPSDEKLIPEGIEGQVPYRGPLSAVAHQMVGGLRQSMFYVGARSIEALKERGEFVRITSAGLKESHPHDIQMVVEAPNYRK from the coding sequence ATGGAACAGCGTGACCCCTTCGCGTTCACTGGACTCACCTACGACGATGTGCTGCTGCTTCCGGCGCATACCGACGTCATTCCGAGTGAGGCTGACACCTCAACTCAGCTCACGAGACGCATCCGCTTGGGTATTCCGCTGATCTCGGCGGCAATGGACACAGTGACTGAGACCCGCATGGCGGTTGCCATGGCGCGCCAGGGCGGCCTCGGAATTCTGCACCGCAATCTGTCGATCCAAGATCAGGCCGAGATGGTCGACCGTGTCAAGCGCTCTGAAGCGGGCATGATCACGAACCCTGTGACCACGAACGTTGACGCGACGGTCGCTGAGGTTGATGCCCTGTGTGGCGAGTACCGCGTATCTGGTCTTCCGGTCGTCGACTCCGCGGGCGTGCTCCTCGGTATCATTACAAACCGAGACATGCGTTTCATCGATGTGAAAGACCGCGCGAATGTGCGGGTTAAAGACGCGATGACGCGTATGCCGCTGATTACCGCTCCCGCTGGTATTTCACGTGAGGCGGCCGCTGACCTCTTCAAGAAACACAAGATTGAGAAGCTTCCGCTCGTCGATAACGAGGGGCGCCTCACCGGCCTCATCACGGTAAAGGACTTTGATAAGGAAGAGCAGTATCCAAATTCCACGAAGGACGAGGCGGGCCGACTGCGCGTTGGTGCGGCCGTTGGCTTCTTCGGAGACGCATGGAAGCGCGCCGGTGCGCTGCTTGAATCGGGCGTCGATGTGCTCGTTGTTGACACCGCAAACGGTGACAGCCGCGGAGTGCTCGACATCATCGCCAAGATCAAAGCCGACCCGGCTTTCGCTGGCGTCGATGTAATCGGCGGCAACGTGGCAACGTACAACGGTTCAAAAGCAATGGTCGATGCCGGTGCCGACGCGGTAAAGGTGGGCGTTGGCCCAGGCTCGATCTGCACCACTCGCGTGATTGCTGGCGTTGGTGTTCCACAGGTCACGGCAGTGTACGAGGCTGCGAAGGCGGCAACGCCAGCAGGCGTGCCGGTCATTGCTGACGGTGGGCTTCAGCACTCAGGCGACATCGCAAAGGCACTCGTAGCGGGCGCATCCTCAGTGATGATGGGGTCGCTTCTCGCGGGCACTGACGAGAGCCCCGGCGACCTTGTGTTCGTGGGCGGCAAGCAGTTCAAGAACTACCGGGGAATGGGCTCGCTGGGCGCGCTGCAAACCCGTGGAGAGCGCACGTCGTACTCGAAGGACCGCTACTTCCAGGCTGACGTTCCGAGCGATGAGAAGCTCATTCCTGAGGGCATCGAGGGCCAGGTGCCATACCGCGGCCCGCTATCGGCCGTCGCTCACCAGATGGTCGGCGGCCTGCGCCAGTCGATGTTCTACGTCGGTGCGCGTTCCATCGAAGCGCTGAAAGAGCGCGGCGAGTTTGTGCGCATCACATCAGCAGGCCTCAAAGAAAGCCACCCGCACGACATCCAGATGGTTGTTGAAGCGCCAAACTACCGCAAGTAA
- the rarD gene encoding EamA family transporter RarD, with the protein MGKTRSGLGYGFGAYFLWGAFPLYFTLVAAVNPFEIVSWRVVTALIVCLLIVTITRRWSFVVAILKNPKLLAAFALASLLLYSNWQIFVIGVVSGNILETSLGYFINPLFTVLFGVIFWREKLNVLQWIAVCIAGAGVLYSTISYGQVPWIALGLAVSFGLYGVVHQRIPNVDGVTGLTVETFVVLPLSLVQAVIVASMVGITGLSHGAGVTVLVLLSGLLTAAPLILFGEAARRLPLTYLGFLQFMTPVFGFLFGYFIMHETLSPGQWVGFIAVWIALVVLIADMLRQTRTIPRSRMPVQPITGQIPLD; encoded by the coding sequence ATGGGGAAGACGCGATCTGGACTGGGATACGGGTTCGGAGCATACTTTCTCTGGGGTGCGTTTCCGCTCTACTTCACGCTCGTAGCGGCGGTCAATCCGTTCGAGATTGTTTCGTGGCGTGTCGTCACGGCTCTGATTGTCTGCCTGCTGATTGTGACGATCACTCGAAGATGGTCGTTCGTCGTCGCGATCCTTAAGAATCCGAAATTGCTTGCGGCATTCGCGCTTGCATCTCTGCTGCTGTACAGCAATTGGCAGATTTTCGTCATCGGTGTTGTTTCAGGCAACATTCTTGAGACGTCGCTCGGGTATTTCATCAATCCACTGTTCACGGTCTTATTTGGTGTGATTTTTTGGCGTGAGAAACTCAATGTATTGCAGTGGATCGCAGTGTGCATTGCGGGCGCGGGAGTACTGTACTCGACGATTTCGTACGGCCAGGTACCGTGGATCGCGCTGGGCCTCGCGGTGTCGTTCGGCCTTTACGGAGTGGTGCACCAGCGGATTCCCAATGTCGATGGTGTCACAGGTCTCACCGTAGAAACGTTCGTCGTTCTTCCTTTGAGCCTCGTCCAAGCAGTCATCGTCGCGTCGATGGTAGGGATCACTGGTCTTTCTCATGGCGCAGGCGTGACTGTGCTCGTGCTACTCAGCGGACTCCTGACCGCTGCCCCGCTCATTTTGTTCGGTGAGGCTGCGCGTCGACTTCCCCTGACGTACCTTGGTTTTCTGCAGTTCATGACACCGGTGTTTGGGTTCTTGTTTGGCTATTTCATCATGCACGAGACACTGAGCCCCGGGCAGTGGGTTGGGTTCATCGCGGTGTGGATCGCGCTCGTCGTGCTCATCGCTGACATGTTGCGCCAAACGCGAACGATACCCCGGTCCCGTATGCCCGTACAGCCGATAACCGGTCAGATCCCCTTAGACTAG
- the groES gene encoding co-chaperone GroES, whose product MSVAIKPLEDRIVIQQVEAEQTTASGLVIPDSAKEKPQEGKVVAVGPGRVSDSGTRIPVDVNVGDTVIYSKFGGTEVKTGGEEYLVLSSRDILAVIER is encoded by the coding sequence GTGTCGGTCGCCATCAAGCCGCTCGAGGATCGTATCGTTATCCAGCAGGTCGAGGCAGAGCAGACAACTGCTTCTGGACTCGTTATTCCTGACAGTGCAAAGGAAAAGCCCCAGGAGGGCAAGGTTGTTGCAGTAGGGCCCGGCCGCGTGTCGGACAGCGGTACCCGCATTCCCGTTGACGTGAACGTCGGCGACACCGTTATCTACTCGAAGTTCGGCGGCACCGAGGTGAAGACCGGTGGCGAAGAGTACCTCGTGCTCTCGAGCCGCGATATTCTCGCAGTCATCGAGCGCTAA
- a CDS encoding DUF4190 domain-containing protein, with protein sequence MTTTPPEYPQQQYAPQTPQASQAYGQQPLNYASGYAEQKPLPTNTTVKDTNTYSLVAVILAFIVPLAGIIFGHIGLSQIKRTGDAGRGLALTALIYGYCVFALGLIFFVTYIGFIVMIISAAAGAGSDYYY encoded by the coding sequence ATGACCACCACCCCTCCCGAATACCCGCAGCAGCAGTATGCCCCTCAGACACCACAAGCGTCTCAGGCATACGGTCAGCAGCCATTGAACTATGCCTCGGGATACGCGGAGCAGAAGCCCCTCCCGACAAACACCACGGTGAAAGACACCAACACGTATTCACTAGTTGCGGTGATTCTCGCTTTCATCGTGCCACTCGCGGGCATCATTTTCGGCCACATCGGCCTCAGTCAGATCAAGCGAACTGGCGATGCAGGTCGCGGACTCGCCCTCACCGCACTGATTTATGGGTACTGCGTGTTCGCCCTCGGATTGATCTTCTTCGTTACCTACATTGGGTTCATCGTCATGATCATCAGTGCGGCGGCAGGCGCGGGCTCGGATTACTACTACTAA